A genomic segment from Ciconia boyciana chromosome 5, ASM3463844v1, whole genome shotgun sequence encodes:
- the MED28 gene encoding mediator of RNA polymerase II transcription subunit 28 gives MAGALSGMFANQAPGPPPPPGPPGGPGPAGLIPPPTGLRNPNNTLVDELEASFEACFASLVSQDYVNGTDQEEIRTGVDQCIQKFLDVARQTECFFLQKRLQLSVQKPEQVIKEDVSELRNELQRKEALIQKHLGKLRHWQQVLEDISVQHKKPAEMPQGPLAYLEQASANIPAPMKQT, from the exons ATGGCGGGCGCGCTGAGCGGCATGTTCGCCAACCaggcgccggggccgccgccgccgccgggccctcccggcggccccggcccggccggcctCATCCCGCCTCCGACGGGGCTGCGCAATCCCAACAACACGCTCGTGGACGAGCTGGAAGCGTCCTTCGAG GCCTGCTTCGCCTCGCTGGTGAGCCAGGACTACGTGAACGGCACGGACCAGGAGGAGATCCGCACCG GTGTTGATCAGTGCATCCAGAAGTTTCTGGATGTTGCAAGACAAACTGAATgcttttttctacaaaaaagaCTGCAACTATCGGTCCAGAAACCAGAGCAAGTAATTAAAGAG GATGTTTCAGAATTAAGAAATGAATTgcagagaaaagaagcattaattcagaaacatttggGTAAACTGCGACACTGGCAACAGGTTCTGGAAGATATCAGTGTACAGCACAAAAAGCCTGCAGAAATGCCTCAAGGTCCATTAGCTTACCTAGAACAAGCATCTGCTAATATTCCTGCTCCAATGAAGCAAACGTGA